The window TGGAAGCGGTGGAGGCAGCGTTGCTGGGGCCGGGCGGCTGGGAATGGGTCAAGCCCGATCCCTATGACGATGCCTATTATCGCCGCTGGATGCACGAATTGCCGCCGCTGATCCACCGCGAGCGGGACCGGATGATCGACGTCCATCACACCATCCTGCCGCTGACCGCGCGGGTGCGGCCCGATGCGGCGGCGCTGATCGCGGACCGCGTGGAACTGGGCGGCGGACTGGCGGTGCTGAACCATGCCGACATGCTGTGCCATGCCGCCGCGCATCTGATCGCCGATGGCGACATGGCCGGGGGACTGCGCAACCTGTGGGACATTCACTGTCTGTTGAGCGACGGGGGGCATGACGGCCTGCCCGATCGGGCGCGGCTGCATGGCCTGACCGGGGCAATGGCGCGGGCCTGCCGCCTGTCGGCGCGATTGTTCGGCACCGACATTCCGGCCGAATGGTCGGGCAGGCGATGGAGCGATGCTTGGTTCCACCGCCGTCTGACGGGCCGCGATGGCTGGGGACGGCAGCGGCACAAGGGGACTGAATTCGCCTTTTACCTGCGCGGTCATGCCTTGCGGATGCCGCCCGCCATGCTGGCCCGGCATCTGTGGACCAAGTGGCGGACGGGTTATCGCCCCGCCTGATCCGCCAGCGCGGCCGGCAGGTCTGCAAAATCACCGATCACCGCGTCCGCACCCAGATCGGCGGCAGGTACCGATGAAAAGCCGAAATCGACCGCAATGACCGGAATGCCGGCCGCGCGCGCCGCGCCGACATCGAACTGCGAATCGCCGACGAACGCCGCAGGGCCGCCGCCCAGCCGGTCGATCATCGCCAGCACCGGCGCCGGATCCGGCTTTGCCCGGCCCGGACCCATGGTGTCGCCGCCGATCACCAGCCTGAAATGGCGGGTCAGGCCAAGCTGATCGAGCAGGGCGACGGCCAGCGCCTCCGGCTTGTTGGTCACCACCGCCAGCTGCGTATCCCCTGCCGCCAATTCGGTCAGCACCGCCTCGACGCCGCGATAGGGGCGGGTATGGACGCTG of the Sphingomonas sp. BGYR3 genome contains:
- a CDS encoding nucleotidyltransferase family protein codes for the protein MSARLLIHALRDPASTASLDAAGWTGLIAAARAEQIVGTLAHRLKGLPMPDAAARILADARASAEQGRTAALWEAEMARRVLAPLGVPVVLLKGTAFVAAGLSAGLGRSIGDLDILVPRDALEAVEAALLGPGGWEWVKPDPYDDAYYRRWMHELPPLIHRERDRMIDVHHTILPLTARVRPDAAALIADRVELGGGLAVLNHADMLCHAAAHLIADGDMAGGLRNLWDIHCLLSDGGHDGLPDRARLHGLTGAMARACRLSARLFGTDIPAEWSGRRWSDAWFHRRLTGRDGWGRQRHKGTEFAFYLRGHALRMPPAMLARHLWTKWRTGYRPA
- a CDS encoding HAD-IA family hydrolase, with translation MQHPFSIIGFDLDGTLVDSRTDIAIAVNAALAGIGRPALTLDAVTRMIGGGVTRLLEQALVATGGADGVDFPALRAAMLAHYGAHLSVHTRPYRGVEAVLTELAAGDTQLAVVTNKPEALAVALLDQLGLTRHFRLVIGGDTMGPGRAKPDPAPVLAMIDRLGGGPAAFVGDSQFDVGAARAAGIPVIAVDFGFSSVPAADLGADAVIGDFADLPAALADQAGR